Within the Gigantopelta aegis isolate Gae_Host chromosome 8, Gae_host_genome, whole genome shotgun sequence genome, the region tcgttctttcttttaaaagttatgtttgttttgtttaacgatagtactagatcacattgattattaataatcggctttagATGTCAAATTTCTGCTAAATGAGCTGCAAAAGAAACAGACGTAGATTTACGTGCAAAGTAAGTTAGTAGTATTTCTACGACCGGCTTCGTGAAATGGAGTAAACGTACACGTAGAGGTAGACGTACGACAGGTgtaagttttacacgtaaacgtaaatttacgattTTTAGTGAATAGGcccctgggcccatattttcgaagcaatcttagcctacgaaatcgtaaaattatcgtaagctatgaAGTCACTATGGCGtatgctgtagtgacgtcacaccctactaagagagcttcgaaaatatggaccctggacccatattcacaaaaaaggtGTAAATGTACGTCTACGAccagcacttacgtctgccgtagatttacgtttacgtacaaaaagcaccttattctcaaagacggtcgtaaatgtaaacgtaacttagttggacgtaaatctacgatttaacactctcaccgggaaataataaaaaaaaacaccattagaAAGGATGGCTACCGGataataacaaatgcgcaaaacgcaatttcgtttgctaacaataacatcgcgaacggCGAACCATAGCATTTTGTTtaggatccgcgttttggtacgaattTGAGGAcgtttcttaaaaaggaaaagataactcaggagaaattggccgagtcgaaaacatccgttcgatcaccaacctggcacttgatgacaggataatGTAAATATTGTCAACATACCACAATATACCCCTCAAAAAACCCACTTAGCACGCACTAGCCTACATATAAACCCCTAAAAATATTGCTGTTGTCAAagaggaagagaaaaaaaagaagaagaaaaaaaaaaaataatgataaccaCTAACACGTAGCCTATGTTGTTACAAGGCTTAACAAGCGTTTTCCCTACACTGAacgcaaaaatataaatttgaaaactgacttgaaataattaaacattttaaatctcTGAACTGGTTTATGAAGTTgcaataaaatgtcaaatgtagatgttatacaaagtaattaaagaacttacattttcaaagtctaatatataataatagaaaaggCATGCAACTTGTTACTCATCTAGGACGGTAGTGACCTTTTATATTCCAGGTCAACCAAAGGGATAATTTTGTGTTAGCACCGTCAGATCAACGTAAAGATGAGTAATGAACAAGcggtacatttgtttttcattatctAATGTCATGGTATTTGGTGAACAATAGAATTATTTCATAACGTGTTGCTTTATAGCCTAATTTAGTCTACATTTTTAtactggtgttttttttttttatagcccgagtactctgactgtaagagagctagacggacatttggagttatacgctctcataactgtccaaatgtccgtctagctatcttacagtcagagtactcgagctagtTTTTTTGCTGCAAGGAAATACCTTGAAATGCCACAACCGCGTTAATTGATTTTCAGTAGCGTACTCCGCgttaattaatttgtagtttactttgttatttctttatttgaaagtgtgtgtgtgtgtgtgtgtgtgtgtgtgtgtcactgcaaaaattatcattatcatttccATTAGTATTATTAGCATTTATTCAAAACGGTCCCGTTTTACGTCCTCGTAAGGCAGTGTTAGAAACAATTATACCacgtatatttgtttatatttttatgttaatatttacttttgtgCTAGgccaaagaaataaaattataaaaagtaaataaaatacattttaaaaatgtgtgtgtgtgtgtgaatgtgtaaaaACTTCATATTTTTTGCATACGTACTTTATGGATGGCCCCAGAATGGAAAACTTGTTTAATGCATTAGTGTAGTACCATGAACATATTCAGTagcttttataattttttataatgttaCACTTTTCGAAATTTCCATGAACATTACATAATTGTGTCATGTGCATATTGACATTTATTTACATTCTCATTTATACgttatttaatacataattattcaaattttttgtttgtttttaattcaatttttgtttgtttatttctgcattgaaataatttatttatatatatttaatcattAATATCATTATCGCACATCGAATTCACTGGAAGTTATGCCTAAAGTCAAGCAAGATACCGAAACACATTTGTGTTTATGGTATTATTTTTACCTTGTGTAGTGTGAATAAATTATTGTATgaataagaatatatatatattacaaggtCTGATTAAGGATTTTTAACAGGGTTGGGTTCCATAATTATAAAAAGGGCAACTGAAGGGAGCGACAtatcttgggggggggggggagggggagggggtctggggccatataaccgtaaaataaaatgtgttgagtgcgtcgttaaataagacatttctttctttcatgtacAGTGGGGGTACACATGGCAATGGTCGTGTCACTTCGTACAATTATGAGTTGCAGCGCAACATTGATTTTGAACATAATCAGATTGCACATAATTTGCAACTGCTGTACCAAGGTGCACCAGTCTGACATGTACAGTGGCAGTACACTTGGGAGTGGTCGTGTCACTTTGTACAATTATGAGTTACAGTGCAAGTTTGGCTTCGAATAGGGTTCAGAATGGACATGGATTTACGAGTTGCAAAACAGGTCAGGCTTTGATCATGTTTCAGAGTACGAGTGATTTCCAACTGCTGTACGAGGTGCACCAGTCACATGTTCAGTGGTGGTAGGTGTGTCCATGGTCGTGTCACTTTCTACAATTACGAGTTGCAGCACTGGGTTAAAGTGTGCTCGAAACACTATAGGTCGTTTGTGTTCTTGTTTTCTAGCCAAAAACATGAGCTTGATTATATGGTATTTGTTTGCATCGGTCTCGTGCTCAGATTGTACATGCATACTGGAACACAAAATTGATTATATAGTACTTTGGGTGTGTTAGTAAAGATATACTGTCTGGTTAGTAgaggaaggaatgtttattgCCATCtccttatttatattttgtattaaattaattcGCTGTATACTTTCTACATTATTAGACATATGCCATGGCACCTAAGCAAAGACCTGTACCTCCCAAAAAATCGAAAAGGTTACAACTGCGTTGTGAGAAGGCTTCAAGGAGTCCAGAGGCTACCAGTTCATCTAGTACATCAGGTTATGCAACGGGTGGCAATGTGGAAACAGCAGCAGGTAACCTAGCACAGCAAATTAAATTGCAGATCACAGCAGCTATACCTGAAATAGCACATGCCGTGGctaacactttaaaaaattatgGTTTGACCGTGAACTTGCAGAGCAAGCAGAACAATCCAAGGCCAGATGAGCAGCTGGAATCGTTCCT harbors:
- the LOC121378300 gene encoding uncharacterized protein LOC121378300 isoform X2 is translated as MADKNSHFIDNLNTYAMAPKQRPVPPKKSKRLQLRCEKASRSPEATSSSSTSGYATGGNVETAAGNLAQQIKLQITAAIPEIAHAVANTLKNYGLTVNLQSKQNNPRPDEQLESFLLSTCPQDEVSSSDLGTRALVNLDCYLSW
- the LOC121378300 gene encoding uncharacterized protein LOC121378300 isoform X1 codes for the protein MADKNSHFIDNLNTYAMAPKQRPVPPKKSKRLQLRCEKASRSPEATSSSSTSGYATGGNVETAAGNLAQQIKLQITAAIPEIAHAVANTLKNYGLTVNLQSKQNNPRPDEQLESFLLSTCPQGSAVQNMFSSDGQAAHRDTTHTNQLKELASKLLLSALSPSSRQAYGHAFVVYKQFVIISFPKNPYYQLHLKW